The Chitinophaga pinensis DSM 2588 region TGTATCTCCGTATTCAGCCATCTCGTACCATTGTAAATGATGCTCATGGTCAGACGTGGATCACGATGTGCATAAGGCGCATTCGCATCATATCCTGAGGCCGGGTCGGTAATGGGTAACCCTGCATCCGTAGGAAACGCATCTATCAACTCCTGTGTCGGATTGGTACGACCACGGGCTACCTGCGCAAAACCTACGGGACCGTTCGTTGATTCTATATCCGTTGTATTGCCTCCCTGACGGAAAAAGATGACCTCACTGTTATTCTGTGTGATGAAGATATCTTTGAAGTTAGGCAGCAAAGAAAAAGTCTTTTCATCTATCAACGCTTTTGCTGCATCTGCCGCCAGTTTCCAGCGCTCTTTATTATAGCCGGTATAACCGGTGAGTGGATTGCCTGCATCGATATTCTCTCCGTTAAACAGCGGACTCGCAGCATACAATAATACCTTTGCTTTTAATGCAAGTGCTGCACCTCTGGTAGCACGGTGACTGTTCAGCTCCGGCGCTACAACGGGATTCGGACGCAGACTATCCTTGATCGCATCACATTCACCAACGATATACTGTACGCATTCCTCAAAAGAACTACGTGGCACCTGTACATCATCTCCTAATTCCCTTACTTCATCACCCATCAGAGGCACACCTCCATAACGCTTCAGTAATTCGAAATAAAACAGCGCCCTGATAAACCGCGCCTCCGCCTTCCAGGCATAACGCACAGAATTACCATTTGGCAACTTATCCTTCACCGGAGAAATATTGATATTGGACACAAAGATGCTTGCCGCCCGGATAGCCGAATAAGCGCTGTTCCAGGGTGTTTCTTCCGCAATCGTCTCAAAAGAGGTATAAGCGCCTGTCGCCAGTTTAGACACGCTGGTAGTACCCGTAAAACCAGAAATAGCATCATCAGAGGCTGCATCCAGCAGATCTCCGCCTACGCGGTTGTAACCGCCGGGTAATTTGGAATACACCGTATTCAGGAACTTATTCGCATAAGTACCCAGGGAATCGTCTTTATCAAAGACATATTCTATCGTCACTTTCTCAAGCGGTACCGCTTCGTAATCCTTTTGGCAGGCCACCAGGGCAATCAGGAAGCCGGCCAGGAGAAATATAGTTGGGAATTGCTTCATGTTACTTCATTTAAATGGCTGACTAGAACTTAATATTCAGACCTGTATTCAATACCCGTTGAATCGGATAGGCGCCTACTCCTACCTCTGGATCTACAAAATCATAAGGCGCATGTGTGAACAGGTTTAACCCATTGGCAAAGATTTTCACCCCGCCCAGTTTCAGTCGCTGCACCCATACATAAGGCAGGTTATAGGCAATGCTCACATTCTTCAGACGGAAGTAATTGCCGTTACGCACCCAGAAAGTAGAACTGGCTTTATTGTAATTGTAGTTTGCATCTGCCGACAAACGAGGATAGGTGGCAGTACCGGCTGTTTCAGGTGTCCAGCGGCCAGTGATCTGTTCGTAAGCCTGTCCGTAAGTGAAGTTGAGGAACTGGAACCCTAACTCTGTAGCAAAATTGGCTACGTAGTTCGTGCGGTTACTAACGCCCTGCAACAAGGCACTTAATTCCAGTCCCTTCCAGGAAATACCGGCGCTGATGCCATAGTAAATACGTGGACTGGATTTACCAATAGGCGCTTCATCAAACTGATTGATCGCACCGTCTTCATTCAGGTCTTTATATTTGATATCGCCGGGTAATGGCTGGTAACCGGTAATGACAGGCGCAGCGGCAGCTTCTTCGGCTGTCTGCAAAAAGCCATCTGCAATATATCCGAAACGCATACCTACCGGCTGTCCTGTTCGTTTATTCCATTCATAATCGCGGCGTTGTTCATCCATGAAAATCACCCTGCTCTG contains the following coding sequences:
- a CDS encoding RagB/SusD family nutrient uptake outer membrane protein, whose amino-acid sequence is MKQFPTIFLLAGFLIALVACQKDYEAVPLEKVTIEYVFDKDDSLGTYANKFLNTVYSKLPGGYNRVGGDLLDAASDDAISGFTGTTSVSKLATGAYTSFETIAEETPWNSAYSAIRAASIFVSNINISPVKDKLPNGNSVRYAWKAEARFIRALFYFELLKRYGGVPLMGDEVRELGDDVQVPRSSFEECVQYIVGECDAIKDSLRPNPVVAPELNSHRATRGAALALKAKVLLYAASPLFNGENIDAGNPLTGYTGYNKERWKLAADAAKALIDEKTFSLLPNFKDIFITQNNSEVIFFRQGGNTTDIESTNGPVGFAQVARGRTNPTQELIDAFPTDAGLPITDPASGYDANAPYAHRDPRLTMSIIYNGTRWLNTEIQTYEGGQHRPGGAEPGTKTGYYMRKFMGNFENATQYSNTSHDWILLRYTEVLLNFAEAENEYNGPTGEVYQVLKDLRARAGITPGDNGLYGLRPGLSQDEMREQIRNERRIELAFEEHRFWDIRRWKIAQQVYGNPLHGMSIIRNGGDLSYSVAEVFKPVFSAPKMYLYPIPYDEVVKNDNMRQNPGW